The sequence GGCATGACAGCCTCTGTTCAAAATTAACACACAGAAGAGCACCTGCTAAGCCAGTCTGCAGCAGAAGTAATCCAGAGCACATACAGGAAAAGCAAGCCTTAACTGCAGTCTTTCCCACTGTACTACAAAAAAAGGTTGAAAGCTgtagtttactttttttaatgggtGAGGTTTCACTGGTCTGCAGTGGAGCTAACAGGTTGCAAAAACACCATCTTTCCCACTCCTTTCTAGCACAGCTCCCTGAATGCCTCTTCCCCCCCAACAACGAGGTAAAAAGAAAGAGCTACCGGCATTCAACTTTGTGTTTAACGCGACTAAGGGAAAAGCCATCTGCAACACATTTACCACAGAAGGAAAGGATCAGAGGGATGAGGCACTGAAGCATTTATATCCCAAGCCCTGTGTGCAATTCCCTTCAAGTTGTCAACTCCTGCAGAAGACAGAGGTTGCTGGTATGTGGCAGAGCACCACTTTGGAGAGGAAGCACTAAGATGGAGAAAGCTGAGAACAGCAGTTTTCTTGAGAGAACCAGcagacacttaaaaataatCGAAGGACTTTTGTTCATTGCACCCTGCacaattaatacagaaaaaaacaccataaaatTCAGTTAGATTTTGTTATACTAAGACTGAGTTAATTAAGAGTCTTCTCTTTTCCACACACCCCAAATAAGAAGAGCTGTAAGAGTGGGAAAACAGTACCTGTGTGGACTAGGTAGTCAGTAAGAACAAGGTTAACACAACAATTAGAAAAGACACTGCTATTTAGCTACCTCTGGAGTGTCGATGTCTTGCACCGGTGAGTCACCATCATCATCgctgcctttcctcttccttctatTTCTCACACTCTGAATTAAGTTTTTGTGGAAGTCACAAATATACAGATGTCTTGCCTAGAAGAGTAATACGGCGTCTTTCAATCAAATCCACCTATCTCCCAGACTTACAATATAAACGCACGTACAGAGACAACCCCTCAGCAACCAGAGTCACATGAAAGTTTTTATACCGGATTCTTCAAAATGAATAACGTGCTGTGCTACAGCTCACCGCCACCGGCTTGGCCCAGAGGACGCCGAAGTGCTGCTGCCATCGACTGATGCAGCAGTAacaggctgcagagccacaCGAGTACAACCCTCCCTCCAGCCACGACGCATTGCAACTCGGGCACCGGGAAGGAAAACGAAAAACAAGCATTCACTTGTTCTTTAGAGGGCAAAAGGCCCGCTCTCCTTTCCCATCAATATCCTTCCCTCCGTGTTTTCACTTCCACTACCTCGGCGAGGTCAAGCAACGCActggtttttttgtctgtgttttaaaaagtttaccTTTGCAGGGGTCTGCACGCTTTGGGGTATCTCCCAGGCGCGCACCGGCCCCGAATTTCAGAGCCGGGTGCCTTCCTGGCAATGCCCGCACGGAGCCGCGTttgggggccgggggctgcgggggtcCCCCGGGGGCACGGAGCAGCCAGGCCGGCCGCCGCGCATTTTAAGCTGCTTTGCCCCCCGCACCGGGAGCTCCCCGCTCCCAGGGACCGGGCGAAGGCAGGCACCACTCCGCACCGCCCGGGCTCTTCACGCCGCAGAACGGCGGCTGCAGCTCCGCCGGgggggccgtgccgtgcccccCCCTCCGCCCAGCCGGCCCGAGCCGCGCTGCGCGGCGCCTGATGGCTGCCGAGCGGAAGATAGAGTGGCAAGGGGAGACGTGCAACATCGCAACACGAGGCGGAGCAGCCGAGCGCTGCCCTCGCCAGGAACAGGCACAAACTAGCGCGCCGGGAGCCATGCAGGCTCCGcgccggggagggggagcggCGCCTCCCGGCCACGCTTCGTCCCGCTCCGGCTGCACCGGGCGGCGGGGGACACACACATGCAGTCGATGCCCCCGGTTCTTGCGGGGTGGGAGGGGACCCCTGAAACAAGCGGAGGGACAGGGGGAGGGGAgttccccctccctttcccgCAGAGGGAGCGCACTTTGAGGCCGTGCTCCAGCACCACCAGCCAAACTCCACCGTGCTACgggaaaaaggggaggggggagggaagcgGGAAACACCACTTGCCCACcgccaaaaaaacccaagccacaACCCCTAAACTTTTAATAAAAGCCCCCCAAACAAGTAACCCACGGCAGCAACCGGCCCgcgcggagcggggctgggggccggaGCCGGACCCGCCGGCCGCTTTTGTCTGCctgccccgccggcggcgggggcctgggggggcaTGCGGCAGCCCCAGGTGTGCTCTCCCCTCCCCGGACTTACGCTCTTGTCCAGTTCGATCTTCACCTTCTTCTGCGAGATGCTCTTCTGGATCCGCTTGCTGAAGCTGGCGTtgccggcggcgcggccgcaccgctccccctcctcccgcaggcagcacagctgcccggccccggggccgcccgcaACCCCGGCGCCCACCGAGCccgcggcggcagcggccggagccagccccggcggcggcggcggcacctCTACGGCAGAGCCCGCATTacccgccgccgcggcggcggtggcggcggcggcggggtcCGCCCCGCGCTGGGTCACCTCTTCGGGGGCGAAGCCGTTCATAGCCGGCGCCACCTCCGCGGCCGGTGGGAAGCCCGGAGGAAGGCGGCGGGATCCCGCCCCGCGCCAAACTTCCCCGGCGAAacgccgcggcccggcggggcgccccccctctccctgcctcccctcagCGGCGGCACCGGGGCGCGAACCCGCCCTTCAAGGGCGGCCAGCCCGGACGTCGCGGGAACGACTCTGCCCGCCGGCTGTCCGCTAGCCTCAGCCCCGCGGCTaccggagcggcggcggcgccccgcgGGTCGCCCCACTTCCTCTTTCCCCCCCCTGTCATGTGGAGACTCTTCAGCTGTTTCCTATGTAACAACAGCAacctgcccgccgccccgccccgcctgccCGCGCATGCCAGCTGGCCCGCCGCGGTGCATCTCGGGAGTTGTAGTtctcccgccgcgccgcccgcgcccggcgcggcgggggaaCTACAACTCCCGAGATGCACCGCGGAGGCGGGagcgcgggcggggggctcggcGCGCCTCTCTGCGCTGCTGTGGCGATGCCGTCCCGCCGTGGCGGCGGCTTGCTCCTTTCCGCGGCGGGCTGCGCTCCGCTCCCTTTTCCCCCGCCGCCAGGAGGCCGGGCCCGCCGTGCGGGAGTGGCGGCAGCGGCTCAGCTTACTTTTAAAAGGCGCcgttctctctctctctctcacacacacacacgcccccccccccccccccctcgcctcctgcttcccccccgcccccggtcGCTCCtccccggcggcgcggccgtTGGGATTTGAAAGGCGGCCGTGCGGCGGCGGCCAGGCCTGGCTGTGGTGGGGCGGTAGGCGGGAAAGCGAGGGGCAGAGCGGGGGAGGCCGGTGCTGCCTCTCAGCGTGCCTAAA comes from Falco naumanni isolate bFalNau1 chromosome 1, bFalNau1.pat, whole genome shotgun sequence and encodes:
- the SAP30 gene encoding histone deacetylase complex subunit SAP30 encodes the protein MNGFAPEEVTQRGADPAAAATAAAAAGNAGSAVEVPPPPPGLAPAAAAAGSVGAGVAGGPGAGQLCCLREEGERCGRAAGNASFSKRIQKSISQKKVKIELDKSARHLYICDFHKNLIQSVRNRRKRKGSDDDGDSPVQDIDTPEVDLYQLQVNTLRRYKRHFKLQTRPGLNKAQLVEIIGCHFRTIPVNEKDTLTYFIYSVKNDKNKPDLKMDSGVH